The following is a genomic window from Bacteroidota bacterium.
AGCGACAAACCAAAACGCAGCTACGGCAGCGACGAGGAAAAGCCGCGCCGCAAATTCAACGACGATAAGCCTTACGGAAAATCATCGTACGGCAGCGACAAACCAAAACGCAGCTACGGCAGCGATGATGAAAAGCCGCGCCGCAAATTCAACGACGATAAACCTTACGGAAAATCTTCATACGGCAGCGACAAACCAAAACGCAGCTACGGCAGCGATGATGAAAAGCCGCGCCGTAAGTTTGATGATGAGAAACCAAAACGCAGCTACGGCAGCGATGAGGAAAAGCCGCGACGCAAATTCGATAGTGATAAGCCTTACGGAAAATCATCGTACGGCAGCGACAAGCCCAAACGCAGCTATGGCAGCGATGAGGAAAAGCCGCGCCGTAAGTTTGATGATGAGAAGCAAAAACGCAGCTACGGAAGCGACGATGAAAAGCCGCGCCGTAAATTCAATGATGACAAGCCCTACGGCAAATCAGCTTACGGAAGCGATAAACCCAAACGCAGCTACGGCAACAACGACGAAAAGCCCTATAAAAAATCGCGCGGCAGCGACGACGATGCAGGAAGCTGGGAAGTATTTGACGACGCGCCCTCGGCCAGCGATTATGTAAAGGCAGCGGAGCGTCCGGCTTTCCGCAAATCAAAAGGCGCACCCTCGCAGTATGCCGAAGCCAGCGGCGGATCAGTGCGTCTGAATCGCTTTATAGCCAACACCGGCCTCTGCTCGCGACGCGAAGCCGATGAGCTGATTGAAGCAGGTGTAGTGAAAGTAAACGGCAAAATTGTGACCGAACTCGGCACCAAAATTTCGCCGACCGACACTGTTCACTACGGCGATCAGCTGTTGCGCCGCGAACGCATGCAGTATGTGCTGCTCAACAAGCCCAAAGACTTCATCACCACCACCGATGATCCGCAGGAACGCAAAACCGTACTGCAGCTTGTGAGCGATGCCTGCGACGAGCGCATTTACCCCGTTGGCCGCCTCGACCGCAACACCACCGGCCTGCTCCTGCTCACCAACGATGGTGATCTTGCTGAGCGACTGATGCACCCGCGCTACGGGATCCGCAAAATCTACCACGTTACGCTCGACATGGCCCTTAAAGCCGAGCATTTCGAAGCCATCGAAAACGGCGTTGAACTCGAAGACGGCCCCATCAAAGCCGATGAACTCAGCTACGTGGGCGAAGGCGGCAACAAGAAAGAAGTGGGCATCGTGCTTCACTCCGGCCGCAACCGCATCGTACGCCGCATCTTCGAACACTTCGGCTATCAGGTTATCGGCCTCGACCGCGTAGTGTACGCCGGCCTCACCAAGAAAAACCTCCCCCGCAGCCGCTGGCGCCACCTCACCGAAGAAGAAGTAGGTATGCTGAAAATGACTACCGGCGCAGGTACTAAAAAGGTTAAAGCGAAAACTACCGGGTACAGGAGTAAGAAGAAAGATTGATTTCTCAACCATATTCAAACAGGGCTGCCGGATAATTTCCGACAGCCCTGTTTTATTGTAATCACACTTTTATCTTGATTTTGACTATAACCTCAGTACAAACGAAGCCGGAACATAATTCACTCCCACAGCCTGACAAACTACAAAAAACTCCCACTCATTCGTATTAGGTTTTCATTTACAATTTGAAGCGATAACCTGTCCGGCAGGCATATTGTTCAGTTGAAATTCATAATGGGTTAGTCGCCCTTCGGATGAAATTACCGTACATCGTGAACTGGCTTTGGGTGCTTCTTTTTCCTGCCCATATACAGCCGGATTTATCATCGAATTATATATGACAACTATTGAATTTCCTGTTTGAAAAAACTGTTTCTCAAGTTTTAA
Proteins encoded in this region:
- a CDS encoding pseudouridine synthase produces the protein SDKPKRSYGSDEEKPRRKFNDDKPYGKSSYGSDKPKRSYGSDDEKPRRKFNDDKPYGKSSYGSDKPKRSYGSDDEKPRRKFDDEKPKRSYGSDEEKPRRKFDSDKPYGKSSYGSDKPKRSYGSDEEKPRRKFDDEKQKRSYGSDDEKPRRKFNDDKPYGKSAYGSDKPKRSYGNNDEKPYKKSRGSDDDAGSWEVFDDAPSASDYVKAAERPAFRKSKGAPSQYAEASGGSVRLNRFIANTGLCSRREADELIEAGVVKVNGKIVTELGTKISPTDTVHYGDQLLRRERMQYVLLNKPKDFITTTDDPQERKTVLQLVSDACDERIYPVGRLDRNTTGLLLLTNDGDLAERLMHPRYGIRKIYHVTLDMALKAEHFEAIENGVELEDGPIKADELSYVGEGGNKKEVGIVLHSGRNRIVRRIFEHFGYQVIGLDRVVYAGLTKKNLPRSRWRHLTEEEVGMLKMTTGAGTKKVKAKTTGYRSKKKD